Proteins encoded within one genomic window of Strix uralensis isolate ZFMK-TIS-50842 chromosome 32, bStrUra1, whole genome shotgun sequence:
- the TRIM46 gene encoding tripartite motif-containing protein 46 isoform X1, with the protein MAEGEDLQTFTSIMDALVRISTSMKNMERELVCPVCKEMYKQPLALPCAHNVCHVCASEVLLQHGYLCCDPTSEPSSPAATPATRSPRLGRRAVPKPDRLDRLLKSGFGTYPGRKRGTVHPQTVSFPCPACQRDVDLGERGLGSLFRNLTLERVVERYRQTINISAAIMCQFCKPPQLEATKGCTECKSSFCNECFKLYHPWGTQKAQHEPTPPTLTFRPKGLMCPEHKEEVTHYCKTCQRLVCQLCRVRRTHTSHKITPVLSAYQALREKLTKSLAYILSSQDTVQTQIAELEETVKHTEVNGLQAKEEVSQLIQGLCAMLEEKRATLLQAIEECQQERLASLHCQIQEHQAMLENSGMVGYAQEVLKETDHPCFVQAAKQLHNRILRATDSLQSFRPAATASFSHFQLDVSRELKLLTDLAFIRAPEAPVIDTQRTYAYDQIFLCWRLPQHSPPAWHYTVEYRKTDAKAKGLKLWQRREEVRGTSALVEYLDTDSVYVLRVKGCNKAGFGEYSEDIYLHTPPAPVLNFFLDNRWGFNRDRLAISKDQRAVRSVPGIPMLFAAERLMTSCHLSIDLVIGDVAITQGKSYWACCVDPSSYLVKVGVGLESKLQEWFQVPQDVVSPRYDPDSGHDSGAEDTTVEAPPPYAFLTIGMGKILLSHGSALTSRDPNGCTVPLPPRIGICLDYEQGKVSFYDAVSFRELWECGVDCSGPVCPAFCFIGGGALHLQELVANKQERKVTIGGFAKLD; encoded by the exons ATGGCTGAAGGCGAGGACCTGCAGACCTTCACTTCCATCATGGACGCGCTCGTCCGCATCAGC ACCAGCATGAAGAACATGGAGCGGGAGCTGGTCTGCCCGGTGTGCAAGGAGATGTACAAGCAGCCGCTGGCCCTGCCCTGCGCGCACAACGTCTGCCACGTCTGCGCCAGCgaggtgctgctgcagcacgGCTACCTCTGCTGCGACCCCACCTCCGAGCCCTCCTCGCCCGCCGCCACCCCGGCCACCCGCAGCCCCCGCCTGGGCCGCCGGGCCGTCCCCAAGCCCGACCGCCTCGACCGACTCCTGAAGTCAG GCTTTGGCACCTACCCGGGGCGCAAGCGGGGCACCGTGCACCCCCAGACCGTCAGCTTCCCCTGCCCGGCCTGCCAGCGCGACGTGGACCTGGGCGAGCGGggcctgggcagcctcttccgCAACCTGACGCTGGAGCGGGTGGTGGAGCGCTACCGCCAGACCATCAACATCAGCGCCGCCATCATGTGCCAGTTCTGCAAACCCCCGCAGCTGGAGGCCACCAAGGGCTGCACCGAGTGCAAGTCCAGCTTCTGCAACGAGTGCTTCAAGCTCTACCACCCTTGGGGCACCCAGAAAGCCCAGCACGAGCCCACGCCCCCCACCCTCACCTTCCGCCCCAAG GGGCTGATGTGCCCGGAGCACAAGGAGGAGGTGACTCACTACTGCAAGACCTGCCAGCGGCTGGTGTGCCAGCTCTGCCGCGTGCGACGCACTCACACCAGCCACAAGATCACCCCGGTGCTCAGCGCCTACCAGGCCCTCAGG GAGAAGCTGACGAAGAGCCTCGCCTACATCCTGAGCAGCCAGGACACGGTGCAGACCCAGattgctgagctggaggagacGGTGAAGCACACGGAG GTGAACGGCTTGCAGGCCAAGGAGGAGGTGTCGCAGCTGATCCAGGGGCTGTGCGCCATGCTGGAGGAGAAGCGGGCCACCCTGCTGCAGGCCATCGAGGAGTGCCAGCAGGAGCGGCTGGCCAGCCTGCACTGCCAGATCCAGGAGCACCAGGCCATGCTGGAGAACTCGGGCATGGTGGGCTACGCCCAGGAGGTGCTGAAGGAGACCGACCACCCCTGCTTCGTCCAGGCCGCCAAGCAGCTGCACAACAG GATCCTCAGGGCCACTGACTCGCTGCAGAGCTTCCGTCCTGCGGCCACGGCCTCCTTCAGCCACTTCCAGCTGGACGTCAGCAGGGAGCTGAAGCTGCTCACTGACCTGGCCTTCATCCGAG CGCCCGAGGCCCCCGTCATCGACACGCAGCGCACCTACGCCTACGACCAGATCTTCCTGTGCTGGCGGCTGCCGCAGCACTCGCCGCCCGCCTGGCACTACACGGTGGAGTATCGCAAGACGGACGCCAAGGCCAAGGGGCTGAAGCTGTGGCAGCGGCGGGAGGAGGTGCGCGGCACCAGCGCCCTCGTCGAGTACCTGGACACCGACAGCGTCTACGTGCTCCGGGTGAAGGGCTGCAACAAGGCGGGTTTTGGGGAGTACAGCGAGGATATCTACCTGCACACGCCACCCGCCCCAG TCCTCAACTTCTTCCTGGACAACCGCTGGGGCTTCAACCGGGACCGCCTGGCCATCAGCAAGGACCAGCGCGCTGTGCGCAGCGTCCCTGGCATCCCCATGCTCTTCGCCGCCGAGCGCCTGATGACCAGTTGCCACCTCTCCATCGACCTGGTCATCGGCGATGTGGCCATCACGCAGGGCAAGAGCTACTGGGCCTGTTGCGTGGATCCCAGCTCCTACCTGGTGAAGGTGGGGGTGGGGCTGGAGAGCAAGCTGCAGGAGTGGTTCCAGGTGCCGCAGGACGTGGTGAGCCCCAG GTACGACCCCGACAGCGGCCACGACAGCGGGGCGGAGGATACGACGGTGGAGGCGCCCCCCCCCTACGCCTTCCTCACCATCGGCATGGGCAAGATCTTGCTCTCGCACGGGTCGGCGCTCACCTCCCGCGACCCCAACGGCTGCACCGTGCCCTTGCCCCCGCGCATCGGCATCTGCCTGGACTACGAGCAGGGCAAGGTGAGCTTCTACGACGCCGTCTCCTTCCGCGAGCTCTGGGAGTGCGGCGTGGACTGCTCGGGGCCCGTCTGTCCTGCCTTC
- the TRIM46 gene encoding tripartite motif-containing protein 46 isoform X2 has protein sequence MAEGEDLQTFTSIMDALVRISTSMKNMERELVCPVCKEMYKQPLALPCAHNVCHVCASEVLLQHGYLCCDPTSEPSSPAATPATRSPRLGRRAVPKPDRLDRLLKSGFGTYPGRKRGTVHPQTVSFPCPACQRDVDLGERGLGSLFRNLTLERVVERYRQTINISAAIMCQFCKPPQLEATKGCTECKSSFCNECFKLYHPWGTQKAQHEPTPPTLTFRPKGLMCPEHKEEVTHYCKTCQRLVCQLCRVRRTHTSHKITPVLSAYQALREKLTKSLAYILSSQDTVQTQIAELEETVKHTEVNGLQAKEEVSQLIQGLCAMLEEKRATLLQAIEECQQERLASLHCQIQEHQAMLENSGMVGYAQEVLKETDHPCFVQAAKQLHNRILRATDSLQSFRPAATASFSHFQLDVSRELKLLTDLAFIRAPEAPVIDTQRTYAYDQIFLCWRLPQHSPPAWHYTVEYRKTDAKAKGLKLWQRREEVRGTSALVEYLDTDSVYVLRVKGCNKAGFGEYSEDIYLHTPPAPGTTPTAATTAGRRIRRWRRPPPTPSSPSAWARSCSRTGRRSPPATPTAAPCPCPRASASAWTTSRAR, from the exons ATGGCTGAAGGCGAGGACCTGCAGACCTTCACTTCCATCATGGACGCGCTCGTCCGCATCAGC ACCAGCATGAAGAACATGGAGCGGGAGCTGGTCTGCCCGGTGTGCAAGGAGATGTACAAGCAGCCGCTGGCCCTGCCCTGCGCGCACAACGTCTGCCACGTCTGCGCCAGCgaggtgctgctgcagcacgGCTACCTCTGCTGCGACCCCACCTCCGAGCCCTCCTCGCCCGCCGCCACCCCGGCCACCCGCAGCCCCCGCCTGGGCCGCCGGGCCGTCCCCAAGCCCGACCGCCTCGACCGACTCCTGAAGTCAG GCTTTGGCACCTACCCGGGGCGCAAGCGGGGCACCGTGCACCCCCAGACCGTCAGCTTCCCCTGCCCGGCCTGCCAGCGCGACGTGGACCTGGGCGAGCGGggcctgggcagcctcttccgCAACCTGACGCTGGAGCGGGTGGTGGAGCGCTACCGCCAGACCATCAACATCAGCGCCGCCATCATGTGCCAGTTCTGCAAACCCCCGCAGCTGGAGGCCACCAAGGGCTGCACCGAGTGCAAGTCCAGCTTCTGCAACGAGTGCTTCAAGCTCTACCACCCTTGGGGCACCCAGAAAGCCCAGCACGAGCCCACGCCCCCCACCCTCACCTTCCGCCCCAAG GGGCTGATGTGCCCGGAGCACAAGGAGGAGGTGACTCACTACTGCAAGACCTGCCAGCGGCTGGTGTGCCAGCTCTGCCGCGTGCGACGCACTCACACCAGCCACAAGATCACCCCGGTGCTCAGCGCCTACCAGGCCCTCAGG GAGAAGCTGACGAAGAGCCTCGCCTACATCCTGAGCAGCCAGGACACGGTGCAGACCCAGattgctgagctggaggagacGGTGAAGCACACGGAG GTGAACGGCTTGCAGGCCAAGGAGGAGGTGTCGCAGCTGATCCAGGGGCTGTGCGCCATGCTGGAGGAGAAGCGGGCCACCCTGCTGCAGGCCATCGAGGAGTGCCAGCAGGAGCGGCTGGCCAGCCTGCACTGCCAGATCCAGGAGCACCAGGCCATGCTGGAGAACTCGGGCATGGTGGGCTACGCCCAGGAGGTGCTGAAGGAGACCGACCACCCCTGCTTCGTCCAGGCCGCCAAGCAGCTGCACAACAG GATCCTCAGGGCCACTGACTCGCTGCAGAGCTTCCGTCCTGCGGCCACGGCCTCCTTCAGCCACTTCCAGCTGGACGTCAGCAGGGAGCTGAAGCTGCTCACTGACCTGGCCTTCATCCGAG CGCCCGAGGCCCCCGTCATCGACACGCAGCGCACCTACGCCTACGACCAGATCTTCCTGTGCTGGCGGCTGCCGCAGCACTCGCCGCCCGCCTGGCACTACACGGTGGAGTATCGCAAGACGGACGCCAAGGCCAAGGGGCTGAAGCTGTGGCAGCGGCGGGAGGAGGTGCGCGGCACCAGCGCCCTCGTCGAGTACCTGGACACCGACAGCGTCTACGTGCTCCGGGTGAAGGGCTGCAACAAGGCGGGTTTTGGGGAGTACAGCGAGGATATCTACCTGCACACGCCACCCGCCCCAG GTACGACCCCGACAGCGGCCACGACAGCGGGGCGGAGGATACGACGGTGGAGGCGCCCCCCCCCTACGCCTTCCTCACCATCGGCATGGGCAAGATCTTGCTCTCGCACGGGTCGGCGCTCACCTCCCGCGACCCCAACGGCTGCACCGTGCCCTTGCCCCCGCGCATCGGCATCTGCCTGGACTACGAGCAGGGCAAGGTGA